Proteins found in one Hypericibacter terrae genomic segment:
- the ybeY gene encoding rRNA maturation RNase YbeY — translation MTRAAKPAARKTRAGSAKSKSASARAKPRPSPRPTAARIAIETLDPAWRKVAPAVDALARRAALAALAAALPPGPRAELALALGDDALLQRLNRDYRGRDKPTNVLSFPYVASPGTPAQGGRFLGDVAVARETLLAEAVAEGKPAAHHLSHLIVHGVLHLLGYDHEHAAEARRMEALERRVLAGLGIPDPYRVRPAAARRR, via the coding sequence ATGACGCGAGCGGCCAAACCGGCGGCGCGCAAGACGCGCGCCGGGTCGGCGAAATCCAAATCCGCATCCGCCAGGGCGAAGCCGCGCCCCTCGCCGCGCCCGACGGCCGCGCGGATCGCGATCGAGACACTGGATCCAGCCTGGCGGAAAGTGGCGCCCGCTGTCGATGCGCTCGCCCGCCGGGCCGCTCTTGCCGCCCTGGCGGCGGCCCTGCCGCCAGGCCCGCGCGCCGAACTGGCCCTGGCGCTGGGCGACGACGCCCTGCTGCAGCGTCTCAACCGGGATTACCGGGGGCGCGACAAGCCCACGAATGTGCTATCTTTTCCCTATGTTGCGTCGCCCGGGACGCCCGCACAGGGCGGACGCTTTCTCGGTGACGTGGCGGTCGCGCGCGAAACGCTGCTCGCGGAAGCGGTCGCCGAAGGCAAACCGGCAGCGCATCACCTGAGTCATTTGATCGTGCATGGGGTCCTCCATCTCTTGGGCTACGACCACGAACATGCCGCCGAGGCGCGGCGGATGGAGGCGCTCGAACGCAGGGTGCTCGCCGGCCTCGGCATCCCCGATCCCTATCGGGTGCGGCCGGCCGCGGCCCGGCGCCGCTGA
- a CDS encoding hemolysin family protein, with protein MSDPATSASGRDATETDESSGFRVIRNWLRWRRRHRKTETDLRDAIEELIEESEGDTEAEPAHGDESSLLLNILKLRDLTCVDIMVPRADVIAAPADISLEDLVKVMVREGHSRLPIFRETLDDAVGMVHIRDVLACIAGERKYDLMQIKREVLFTAPSMRALDLLLEMRLKRIHMALVVDEFGGIDGLVTIEDVVEEIVGEIEDEHDVAEGPKLIQRPDGTLIADARATIEEFEAMVGPVLSAEEREEDVDTLAGLVFALAGRVPSRGELITHPASGIAFEVLDADPRRIKRLKIHNLPKPSTDGKE; from the coding sequence ATGAGCGATCCCGCCACCAGCGCCTCCGGCCGCGACGCGACCGAGACCGACGAATCCTCGGGGTTCCGCGTCATCCGCAATTGGCTGCGCTGGCGCCGCCGCCACCGCAAGACCGAGACCGACCTGCGCGACGCGATCGAGGAGCTGATCGAGGAGAGCGAGGGCGACACCGAGGCCGAGCCCGCGCATGGCGACGAGAGCAGCCTGCTGCTCAACATCCTCAAGCTGCGCGATCTCACCTGCGTCGACATCATGGTGCCGCGCGCCGACGTGATCGCGGCGCCGGCCGATATCAGTCTCGAGGATCTGGTCAAGGTGATGGTGCGCGAGGGCCATTCGCGCCTGCCGATCTTCCGCGAGACGCTCGACGATGCGGTCGGCATGGTGCATATCCGCGACGTGCTGGCCTGCATCGCCGGCGAGCGCAAATACGACCTGATGCAGATCAAGCGCGAGGTTCTCTTCACCGCGCCCTCGATGCGGGCGCTCGATCTGCTCCTGGAGATGCGCCTCAAGCGCATCCATATGGCGCTGGTGGTCGACGAGTTCGGCGGCATCGACGGGCTGGTGACGATCGAAGACGTCGTGGAGGAGATCGTCGGCGAGATCGAGGACGAGCACGATGTCGCCGAAGGGCCGAAGCTGATCCAGCGGCCCGACGGGACCCTGATCGCCGACGCCCGCGCCACCATCGAGGAATTCGAGGCCATGGTCGGGCCCGTGCTCTCGGCGGAAGAACGCGAGGAGGATGTGGACACGCTGGCGGGGCTCGTCTTCGCGCTCGCGGGCCGCGTGCCCAGCCGTGGCGAGCTCATCACCCATCCGGCCAGCGGAATCGCCTTCGAAGTGCTGGATGCCGATCCGCGCCGCATCAAGCGGCTCAAGATCCACAATCTGCCCAAGCCCTCCACGGATGGCAAAGAATAA
- the lnt gene encoding apolipoprotein N-acyltransferase, with protein sequence MTDDKDAPPWPMLGRLDARLAALTGWRRYLLLTVLGALGALALPPVHIVPAFCLGLWAIVWGIERAPSSRAAFATGWWVAFGYFLAGLYWVASAFLVDPVKFGWMIPFILGGLSALMAFFVGASAAAVRWLKLKGVAGVLALAVAWLFFEWVRSWLFSGFPWNLAGYVWAFSDGMNQFAALAGIWGLSLVTIVGLGLPALLARPAKNPRTVVLAVASGLTLLAAIWIGGAIRLSLAPPPASDGLHLRIVQADIPQTLKNDSDAAYRNVLRQVEMTRGTPGGEAARLVLWPEAAVPFLIDREPELRTALAGVVPPGGYLFTGSPRGEPQTGPLDQVWNSLVVLDEHATIRATFDKFHLVPLGEYVPLRRLFPFISKVTPGGMDFTAGAGPTTIHLPGIPAVGPVICYEVIFPHAIVNEADRPDWIVNLTNDGWFGITSGPYQHFASARLRAVEEGLPLVRAANTGISGIVDSYGRVIKELGLGEAGVLDGILPQPLTPTAYARGGDWNVLALGLIAALLALVCHKRKT encoded by the coding sequence ATGACCGACGACAAGGACGCGCCGCCCTGGCCGATGCTGGGCCGTCTCGACGCGCGACTGGCGGCCCTGACGGGGTGGCGCCGTTATCTGCTCCTGACCGTCCTGGGCGCCCTGGGGGCGCTTGCCCTGCCGCCGGTGCATATCGTGCCCGCCTTCTGTCTCGGGCTCTGGGCCATCGTCTGGGGAATCGAGCGCGCGCCGTCGAGCCGTGCGGCCTTCGCAACCGGATGGTGGGTCGCGTTCGGCTATTTCCTCGCCGGCCTCTATTGGGTCGCGAGCGCGTTTCTGGTCGATCCGGTGAAGTTCGGCTGGATGATTCCCTTCATCCTCGGCGGCCTGTCCGCCCTGATGGCGTTCTTCGTCGGCGCCTCGGCCGCCGCGGTGCGCTGGCTGAAGCTGAAGGGCGTGGCCGGCGTCCTGGCGCTGGCCGTCGCCTGGCTCTTCTTCGAATGGGTGCGGAGCTGGCTGTTCTCAGGGTTTCCATGGAACCTCGCCGGCTATGTCTGGGCCTTCTCCGACGGCATGAACCAGTTCGCCGCGCTGGCCGGAATCTGGGGCCTCTCCCTTGTGACAATTGTTGGGCTGGGCCTGCCGGCGCTACTCGCGCGTCCCGCGAAAAACCCCCGGACTGTGGTCCTAGCCGTGGCATCGGGACTTACCTTGTTGGCGGCGATCTGGATCGGCGGCGCGATCCGGCTGTCGCTGGCGCCGCCGCCGGCGAGCGATGGGCTGCATCTGCGAATCGTCCAGGCGGACATCCCGCAGACGCTAAAAAACGACAGCGATGCTGCCTACCGGAATGTACTACGACAAGTTGAGATGACGCGGGGGACACCCGGCGGCGAGGCGGCGCGCCTCGTGCTGTGGCCCGAAGCGGCGGTGCCGTTCCTGATCGATCGGGAGCCCGAGTTACGCACAGCATTAGCTGGCGTCGTACCACCCGGGGGTTATCTCTTCACCGGCTCGCCGCGCGGCGAACCTCAAACTGGTCCGCTCGATCAAGTCTGGAACAGCCTCGTGGTGCTCGACGAGCACGCCACGATTCGCGCGACATTCGACAAGTTCCATCTCGTACCGCTCGGCGAGTATGTGCCGCTGCGCCGGTTGTTTCCCTTTATTTCCAAGGTGACGCCCGGTGGCATGGACTTCACGGCCGGTGCCGGTCCCACAACGATTCATTTGCCTGGGATCCCGGCCGTCGGGCCGGTGATCTGCTATGAGGTGATTTTCCCCCACGCCATTGTGAATGAGGCCGACAGACCTGATTGGATCGTCAACCTCACCAATGACGGCTGGTTCGGAATCACCAGCGGGCCCTACCAGCATTTCGCGAGCGCGCGCCTGCGCGCCGTCGAGGAAGGACTGCCGCTGGTGCGCGCGGCCAATACCGGCATCTCCGGCATTGTCGATTCTTACGGCCGCGTCATCAAGGAACTGGGCCTCGGCGAAGCCGGAGTCCTCGACGGCATCCTGCCACAGCCATTAACTCCTACAGCTTATGCGCGCGGGGGCGACTGGAATGTCCTCGCTTTGGGGTTGATCGCCGCTCTCCTCGCACTAGTTTGTCATAAGCGTAAAACCTGA
- a CDS encoding helix-turn-helix domain-containing protein has protein sequence MPRGRKSSGRMASQGFPNPIDVHVGARIRQRRTLLGMSQEKLGEAIGLTFQQVQKYERGANRVGSSRLFDLARVLDVPVSYFFEDMSAGTASKSPSRLRGLAEPKPEPFEPDPLAKRETLELVRAYYRIADPAVRKRVFELTKALGRTVRKRRAS, from the coding sequence ATGCCCCGCGGCCGGAAATCCTCCGGAAGGATGGCTAGTCAAGGCTTCCCCAATCCCATCGACGTTCATGTCGGCGCGCGTATTCGGCAACGCCGTACGCTGCTCGGCATGAGTCAGGAAAAGCTCGGTGAAGCGATCGGTCTGACCTTCCAGCAGGTCCAGAAATACGAACGCGGCGCGAACCGCGTCGGCTCGAGCCGGTTGTTCGATCTGGCCCGCGTACTCGACGTGCCGGTCAGCTATTTCTTCGAGGACATGTCGGCCGGCACGGCGTCGAAATCGCCGTCGCGTCTGCGTGGCCTGGCGGAGCCGAAGCCCGAGCCCTTCGAGCCCGATCCGCTGGCGAAACGCGAAACCCTGGAGCTGGTCCGCGCTTACTACCGCATTGCCGATCCGGCGGTGCGCAAGCGCGTGTTCGAGCTGACCAAGGCCCTGGGCCGAACGGTCCGCAAGCGCCGGGCTTCCTGA